One Caloenas nicobarica isolate bCalNic1 chromosome 31, bCalNic1.hap1, whole genome shotgun sequence genomic region harbors:
- the LOC136000240 gene encoding feather keratin 4-like has protein sequence MSSYRQMITSRCLTPHEVTCPQPIANAWNQPCVTSCGDSRAVIYPPPVVMTFPGPILSSCPQESIVGSSAPSGTGSLFGSIRSLGPSGSYGSRSLYSYGRSYSSYGSSGYGFGSCRPC, from the coding sequence ATGTCTTCCTACAGACAGATGATCACCTCCCGCTGCCTCACGCCCCACGAAGTGACCTGCCCGCAGCCAATTGCGAATGCCTGGAACCAGCCCTGTGTTACGTCCTGTGGTGATTCAAGAGCTGTCATCTACCCACCACCCGTGGTCATGACCTTCCCAGGACCCATTCTCAGCTCCTGCCCTCAGGAGAGCATAGTGGGCAGCTCAGCACCATCGGGCACCGGGAGCTTGTTTGGATCTATTAGGTCTCTGGGTCCTAGTGGCTCCTATGGCTCTAGGAGCTTGTATAGTTATGGGAGGTCATATTCTTCCTATGGATCCAGTGGTTATGGTTTTGGGAGCTGCAGACCATGTTAA